From the genome of Spartinivicinus poritis:
GAAGACAATAATGATGAAGTAATAGCAAAGTGCTATAAGTTGGGAGTTGTCAACTACATTAGTAAGCCTGTTAATAAACTTATACTAGAGGCACGCTTAAATAATGCACTTGCAGCCAAACAAGCAAGAGATTCTCTAGAGTGTAGTGTACTAGAAAGAACACGAGACTTAGAAATTTTAAACGAACATCTAGTTAATGAAATAAAAGTAAGAAGAACATACGAAAAAGACCTCATTAGTGCCAAAGTGCAGGCTGATAGTGCCAATAAAGCTAAATCTGAGTTTCTTGCCAATATGAGTCATGAGCTTAGAACACCCATGAATGCTATTTTGGGTACGGTTCAAATACTTGAAGAAACTAATATAAATCAGGAACAAAAGGAATTGATAGATGTTCTTAAAGGTGGTGGAGAGAGGTTACTGAATTTAATTAATAATGTTTTAGATTTATCAAAAATAGAAGCAAATAAACTTGAAGTTAATAGCAGTGTTTTTAGTTTACACCAACTGATTGATTCAACCTACAAGCTATTAGTATCACAAGCTAAAGAAAAAGGTATTTGCTTAAACTATTCTATAGGCAGACAAGTACCCGATATTATTAAAAGTGACTCTAATAAGTTAAACCAAATATTGATTAACCTTATGGGTAATGCAATTAAGTTTACAAAAGAAGGTGGTGTTGATCTACATGTAACAACAGAAAAATCGGAAAGAGGCAAGGCACTATTGCTATTTAATATTTGTGATACGGGTATAGGTATAGAAAAAAACAAACAAAGTATGGTATTTGATAGCTTTACCCAGGTAGAAGACTCAACCACACGAAACTATCAAGGGTCTGGTTTAGGTTTAACAATTACCAAAAAGTTAGTTGAAATGCTATCTGGAGAGATATGGCTTGAAAGTGAGGTAAACAAAGGTAGCCAATTTTATTTTACTATTTCATGTGAGCTTGTTAAAGAGGATTCTAATAATATTAAAGATTTCTTAGGTGATCGAAGCGGTGTGATATTAAACCCTAATAAAACAGTCGAGAAAATTGACTTTAAAAATGAGAGAAAATGGAAATCTGTGCTGCTAGTTGAAGATGACCCTGCTAGCAGAATGATAGCTAAATCAATTTTATCAAAAAAATTTGATAGTGTAGAGACTGCAGTAAATGGTGAAGAAGCATTGGAGAAATTTAAGGAGGATAAATGGAATATCGTTTTTATGGATATGCAAATGCCTTTGCTAAATGGTTATGAAGCTGTCCGTAGAATACGAGCATGGGAATGTAACGAGAGTTTAGTAGAAACGCCTATAATAGCAATGACTGCTTATGCATTAGATGGTGATGATAAAAAATGTACCGATGCAGGTTGTACGGGCTATTTAACCAAGCCAATTAATAAAAATAAGCTTTATTCAATGCTTCATTCATTGCTGACATAATAAATGTCAAATGAGGTATATGATGATAAAGTATCTATTAAGTGTATTTATTATTTACTCATCAGTAATTTTTGCTGATAAAGAGTTAATTTATTTATATACCTATCATAACCACCCGCCTTTTATTAACGGAGAAAATAAAGGATTAACATTTGAACTAGAGAGATTTCTTAATAATTATGTCGATAGTAGATATCAATTTAAGCTGCAGATTTTGCCTAGGAAACGGCTTGATAAAAAAATAGAAAAAAATGGGCCATGGGTAGTCACTTGGGCCAATCCAATATGGTTCAATGATAAAAAACAGTTAAAGTATCGATGGCTGTCAATACTTGAGGACTCTAGCTCAATAGTTTCAAGGCTAGAAAAGCCGGTTGAGTATAGAGGGTTTCAGTCTTTGCAAGGGCTGACATTTGGTGGAATGGCAGGCCACAAATACATAGGAATCGATAACTTGGTTGACCAAGGAAAAATAACAAGAATTGATGGAGATCATGAGCGTAATAATGTGAAAGTACTATTAAAAGGCAGGGTTGATTTTACATTATTACCAACTTCAACAATTAACTATCTTGTTAAAGAAATGTCTTTGAAAGAAAAAATATATGTTTCTCCTGAAAAGCATTCTATTTATTATCGGATGTTCTTAATATCTAAAAGCAGAAAAGATATAGAGGAGTATTTGAGACGTATTGCTATAAATAACAATAATGAGTGGCTCAAAATAGCTAGGGAATATGGGTTTAGTGAAAATCAAGGAGCAATTTCATATAAGCAATAATTGCATGGAGTGTGAGACTATATATCTATTTTATAGGTGTTTAAATGCTGAAGCTGTTGCTAAAAGAAAAGCAGAATACTGTTGGTTATTCTTTAATTAAGGCTGTTTTTGGTGTGTATGTAATAGTAGCAATAGTGACAACAGTATTTCAATTGGCTACTCAATATAAAGATGAAAAAAATAATGTTAACAGTGATCTAATAAAATATACAGATATATTTTCTCCAGTACTAACACAAGCCTTATGGCATTTAAATAATGAACAAGTCTATTCAACTCTTCTTGGAATAATACAAATACCTGTTGTAGTTGGTGTAGAGCTAAAAAATGCTGAACAACAGTTAATAGGAATTGTTGGAGATACAGAGTTAACATCAGATACACAGTTAGTCGTCAATGTTGATGGCATTGAAGCCAGCACCAACGTAGATAACAAAATACTAAAAACACTCTTTAACTATCAATTGCCACTAGTTGATAACCAAAACCAGCTGCTTGGATACTTAACTTTGTATTCTAGTAATAAAGTGGTGCTCGAAAGAGTGGAATATAGTTTTATTTTATTAATTGTAAATGGATTTATTAAAACAATAGCGTTGCTTCTAATAATAGTTTTTTTTGCTGGAAAGCTATTGGGTGAGCCGCTAAAAGTATTAACGAGAACAACAAGAGCAATTAATTTTGACAGTTTAGATGGTTTTAAACTGGAAACGGGAAATAAAAATAATAATGAATTGAAAGAGCTCGAGGTTAGTTTTTGCAATATGGTTGATAGGCTTAAGCAAGAGCTAAATAATAGAAAGCTAATTGAAGGAAAGCTTGTTTATGAAAAAATACGAGCAGAAAAAGCAAGTCAGGCTAAATCTCAATTTTTAGCTAATATGAGTCATGAGATAAGAACGCCACTAAACTCAATTATTGGGTTTAGTCAAATATTAGCGATGCGTTTTGATAAAAAACAGATTAGTTATGAATTGAAAAAGTTTGTTTTGAATATTAAATCGAGTGGGGAGCACTTAATTGAGCTGATAAATAATATTTTGGATCTATCTAAAATAGAAGTGGGCCGTATAGATGTTTACTATGAGGATATTAATTTAAAACTTTTAGTTCAGGGTATATTTCATATCAACAAAATTTCTGCTTACAATAAAGAGCTCGACTACAGTTATCATTTTGATGGCGCATTGCCAGACATGATTAAGTCAGATAGAACAAAATTAAACCAAATATTAACTAATATTATAAGCAATGCAATAAAATTTACGCCAAACTATAAAAGTGTAAAAATAGTTGTATCTATGGAGCAGAAAAAACTCTCTGATAGTGTAATAGTTTTTAAAGTTGAAGATGAAGGCATAGGAATATCTAAAGATAAACAAAAAGAGGTTTTTGAGTCATTTCAGCAAGCAGATAACTCAATTACGAGAAATTATGGAGGGACGGGATTAGGACTGGCGATTACCAGTAAATTAGTAAGCCTATTGGGGGGAACCATTGCTGTCGAAAGTGAACCAGGCTGTGGATCAACTTTTGAAGTTAAAATTCCTTACATAGCTACTGATGAAAAGGAAGAGGTTTATTCACAAAAAACTGGTACTTCATTACTTTTTTCAAAAGAAAATAAAATTTTAGTTGTTGAAGATACACCATTAAATCAAGAAGTTATGAAGGCCATGTTTGAAGACTTTGGTTTAGCAATTGACTGTGTTAGTAGCGGTCAGGCAGCCATTGATAAAGTAGTGGAAAGTCAGCTTAGATCTGACTCTTATGATTTAATTTTAATGGATATGCATATGCCTGAAATGAGTGGCTTAGATGCTACCAAGGCTATTAGGCAAATACTAAAAGAAAGAAAGGTGCCTATAGTCGCTTTATCTGCAGAGGCATTTTGCGAACAACAACAGCGAGCTTTGGATGCTGGTGTAGATGATTATTTAACTAAACCTATTAGTGTAGATCTGCTTGTAGAAGCACTTCATAAATATTTAAAACACCAAGATAGCTATAATATAAATGCTCATAGCATTAAACATGATGTTGAGTCAATACCTGATAAAACTAAAGAAAAAATAAAAGATTCACTCATGGAATTGGAAAAAATTTCAATTTATAAAACTGATATATTATTATCTTGCTTAGATGACTTGAAAGAAATATGTAAACCATTTAATACTCCCTTGAATGAAATATTGTCAAAAGCTGAAGTAGCTGTATTAAATACGGATAATGAAAATCTACAAAATTTGTTATTAAAAACATCACAATTAAAACTATAGTTTTAATTTAGACTGCTCAAGTAAAATGCTATAGAGCAAATTAATATAGAAGTACACTGGTCCTTACCTATAATTAAATTGTGAGTACTCAACTGAGGACGGAAGTAAAAAACACAAATGGAGGATCTATGACCCTGCCATTTTTTCTGCAAATGCTTATTGGTATGTTTTTAATGTTGGGAGTTGTGGTAATTTTTGTTGAAAAATAAAGTATATGTAATAAAGCTATTTGTCCTGTAGTCTGCTTGAGCGAAAAGCCTCTATATTTAGTTTTAAAAGTATAGAGGCTTTTCTTTTTATTGATTTAATTATTGGTTAAAAGCTGACGTTAACTGTATTCACTTCACAGGGTTTACCAATATTATTTTTTCCTGATTGCCATTGAGAGTCGTCTTTTAACGCTTTGTATTCAAATGGCTCATTAACACCAAATAAAGTGGCTTGCCAGGTATTGCCCGGTAGCCAATGGGCCTGAACACCTTGATTCCAATTAAGAGGACCTTTGTTACCTCGGATGGAGACTTTATGGTTATACCCTACATCAACATTGATATTAATCGTGGTTATACAACTTTGGTATCTTTCTACAACACTACTAATAGTATCTAATGGCTGGTTCGCCTGTTTTGAGGCTAATAATTTAATATATTCAGCATGGCTCCAGGCTAACGGTGTTGCTCCACCAGTGCCTTCTCCCATTTTATAAGGCCCAGTGCGTTGATCCCATACTTGTTCTGGTAACATTCGGCCTTCATTAGCAAAGTTTTCCATGGACTTAATATAAGTATCGATATTATTGCCTTTAGCCAACTCATAATGCCCGCGTTCGCCTGTTAATAGTGGCCATAATCTGCCTTTGCCTTCACCTGTATAATCTTTACCTGATAAAGTTTCTCCATAACCGTCATGAGAATAGCGATAATACCCAAAACCCCTTGGAGTTCTTACCTGTAATAATTTGTCGTATTCAGCCAATGTATCTAGTATTTGCTCAGAATTAGCGGATTTAATACCAAAGCGCACAAGTTCTAAAAAGCCGCCATCTAAAATAGCACGTTCTTGATACTGCCCACCTCCATTCGCAATATAGAGTAGTTGTTGATCATTTGGGTTGGCGGTTTTTGAGCACTGTTGGCTGCTGTCGATTCGCTCGTAATAATGGCCATTACCATAAACGCCTGTACGGGTAAAAAGCCAGTAATCAATGCCCATGACCCATTGATCTGCTTGCTGACGATAGTGATTAGCTGTTTTATTGTCACCAGCAGCCTCAGCAAAGTCAGCAGCAGCAATTAGTGCGGTTATCGCGGCAGCTGTTGTAGAAGGAGAAATACCACTATTTTCTTCCCAGCGCTCTTGCTGGGTCCATGGTCCTACTTGGCTTATGAATGAAGCCGCAGGCTTAATGAAAGACTGGTAATATTGCTGGGGTGATAGTTGACCGAGTTGCCAAAGCCGCCATGCCAAGATAATTGGCATGGCGGTTTCATCTAACTGCATACCCGACCAGTGCGGTTTACCTGATAACCAAAAGTTTTGCGGAAAAGACCCATGTTTTGGAATGGTGTTTTCACAAAACTGCCAGCTACCATCCTTTTCTTTAAACTGTACTTTGGTTAGATAATGGAGCGCTCTTTTAGCTGTTTCAAAATCACCTGCAGCAATCGTAGCTGTGGCGACTTGGTATAAGTCTCGTGGCCAAACCACATGATATCCAACGGGGCCATCTTTATAGCCGTCGGCTGGTGAACCTGGTATTACTCCACGATCATCGCCAGATTGATAGTCATATTGGGAAGTGCCCCAAGGTATACTTAGCGAAGCAATCATTCCTCCTTTGTAGGTTTTATCTTCATGGGCTTTAAGCACCATGGCAGAGGTATAGTAAAGCTTGCCATTATCAAAGCTCATATTGCTGAGGTTTGCTAAGCTGTCACAGTAATTGTTCCAGCCACGAATATATTGCTGAGCCAGAGGCTTAAATCCGCTGTTTAGTGATTGACTGGCTAAGTGTTTGGCTGCGCTTTTAGAGTTCCCAAACCCTAGCGCTAAGTTGAACTCATAACTACCAGGTTTTTCAGGTAAATCCAACTCAGCAATCAATGCTACATTGCCATTACTGGCAGTGTGATATTGCCAGTCCATTTGAAAATTATCAGTCAGATCTTGCCAGCCATCTGACTTACCAACAAAGCCGCTGGATGTTTTTCGATAAGGTATGTCACTAATCAATGCAATTACTTGTGAAGCTTGTGGCTGCTGATCAGCCTGTTTAATTCTGTCATCCCAGGCATACAGTGTCTGTTGTGTAGCCTCTGCATAATCATATAAACCTGTGTTGCTAATCGCTGGGTTCAGCAATACATAGAATTTCAGATTGGGCTGGTTAACAGTCACTTTTATATTTTGAATAAGCGTGTCTCGATTGGGGTCTGTAATAACTTTTTTGGTGATAGTGAATCGGTTGTTAGGATCGCTATTTGTAAGTTGATAAGCCAAAGATTTGTCATCTATGTAGGTAACTTGATGTTGAAGTTGCTTTTCTTCAATGAAAAAGCTTTTGCCATCTGATACCAGTAACTGCAAGTCAGTGATTTGGGCCATGTCTATTTGGGGCCAATATACTTCAGAAACTATACCATCAACGAGGCTAAACCATACTTTAGACTGGTCATTAGCAGAAGTGCCAACGCCTATTTTTCGAGCAGATGTCCATTGGTGAGGGCTACCTGGTTGGCCTATTGCTTCATTAGGAATACCATGTGCTGCGCTGGCAGCTGCCTGTGAGCCAGTTGAATAGGTAATGATAGATGGTGCAATTATTAAGGCAGCAAGTAAGCTACGAGTAGGTTGGTACATTGGGTCACTCCGTAAGTAGAATCGCACCCTAGTTATGTCGAATGTTCTTATTAAGGTGCTAGTAACTTTTTATTGTTATGTAATTGTTTTATATTATTTTTTCCGATGCGCCTATACGACTTTGTGACTAAGTAGTCAGAGTAATAATAAGTTAGTGAAAGATATGTCCGAAAACTTGGGTCTTTTCTGTTTTTAAGCTTTAAGATGTCACGTAGGTTTAGAATTAGTGTATATACCTGGTAAAGCGATAGCCTCAGCTTGTTTTTCTTACTGCTTTATAGGTGTCTTACAAGCTATACTTTAGTTTAAGTATTAATCTTCCTCTGGTTGTTTTTCAGGGGGTGCTTTTCAAGATACTACTATAGTCGTGTATTTGATATGTATATATTTACTGCAAGTCAGAGTGAATCTATAGTCGTATACTGAATTGCTGGTAGTCTTATCTTGACGATAGTTTCAGGGCTTAAGAATATCCTTCGATGTGAGCAATTCATTTGCTGTTTATATTGAGAGCTCGTGCAAATTAACCAAAACTACTGTTTGGTGTATGGTTTTTTGAGTTGAACGCTAACAGTTTCACTGTGTTGATGCTGAGTTTGCAAACTTAAAATTTCAAATACTACAGTTGTTAACTTAAAAATAATTATTTACAATCAGCACAAATAAAAAAGCGTCAACTGATAGAAAAACAATAAAACGGCAGAGGGGCTCTAGCAGGCTTAAGCCCACTACATATGTAGGCTAGCCCTAACCAAGGTCAGACATGTTATATAATACTAATAACCAATTCATATCAAAAACTACACCCATGCTTTTTGAGAGAATTTATGAAGTGTTTTGCCTCGCATTTTCTAACACACTTGTAAGCTGTACATCTATACAGTCCTTATCTTTTATCATAAATCGTCATTATCAATTGCGATTCCAGTTAGCTATAGCATTAATTACGACAGTGATTATTGCCTATTAGTTGTATACAGTTTATCTCGTAGTCGTACTTGTGAGCTGTAGACGGAGGTTATACGGCTGTTTATAGCTATTGATAGGAACAAGCTGTTGAAATGTAAGCAACAACTTATATTACTTATTAAGCACTATAAGTCGTAT
Proteins encoded in this window:
- a CDS encoding glycoside hydrolase family 15 protein, with the translated sequence MYQPTRSLLAALIIAPSIITYSTGSQAAASAAHGIPNEAIGQPGSPHQWTSARKIGVGTSANDQSKVWFSLVDGIVSEVYWPQIDMAQITDLQLLVSDGKSFFIEEKQLQHQVTYIDDKSLAYQLTNSDPNNRFTITKKVITDPNRDTLIQNIKVTVNQPNLKFYVLLNPAISNTGLYDYAEATQQTLYAWDDRIKQADQQPQASQVIALISDIPYRKTSSGFVGKSDGWQDLTDNFQMDWQYHTASNGNVALIAELDLPEKPGSYEFNLALGFGNSKSAAKHLASQSLNSGFKPLAQQYIRGWNNYCDSLANLSNMSFDNGKLYYTSAMVLKAHEDKTYKGGMIASLSIPWGTSQYDYQSGDDRGVIPGSPADGYKDGPVGYHVVWPRDLYQVATATIAAGDFETAKRALHYLTKVQFKEKDGSWQFCENTIPKHGSFPQNFWLSGKPHWSGMQLDETAMPIILAWRLWQLGQLSPQQYYQSFIKPAASFISQVGPWTQQERWEENSGISPSTTAAAITALIAAADFAEAAGDNKTANHYRQQADQWVMGIDYWLFTRTGVYGNGHYYERIDSSQQCSKTANPNDQQLLYIANGGGQYQERAILDGGFLELVRFGIKSANSEQILDTLAEYDKLLQVRTPRGFGYYRYSHDGYGETLSGKDYTGEGKGRLWPLLTGERGHYELAKGNNIDTYIKSMENFANEGRMLPEQVWDQRTGPYKMGEGTGGATPLAWSHAEYIKLLASKQANQPLDTISSVVERYQSCITTININVDVGYNHKVSIRGNKGPLNWNQGVQAHWLPGNTWQATLFGVNEPFEYKALKDDSQWQSGKNNIGKPCEVNTVNVSF
- a CDS encoding hybrid sensor histidine kinase/response regulator codes for the protein MVFDITAPNILVVDDDIKTCQQLKHLIKEFGYQCGFIINPKNLFPRLEEEKFDLILLDLNMPGLNGVDLLLQLSKKEEFNKIVIIVLTAEDNNDEVIAKCYKLGVVNYISKPVNKLILEARLNNALAAKQARDSLECSVLERTRDLEILNEHLVNEIKVRRTYEKDLISAKVQADSANKAKSEFLANMSHELRTPMNAILGTVQILEETNINQEQKELIDVLKGGGERLLNLINNVLDLSKIEANKLEVNSSVFSLHQLIDSTYKLLVSQAKEKGICLNYSIGRQVPDIIKSDSNKLNQILINLMGNAIKFTKEGGVDLHVTTEKSERGKALLLFNICDTGIGIEKNKQSMVFDSFTQVEDSTTRNYQGSGLGLTITKKLVEMLSGEIWLESEVNKGSQFYFTISCELVKEDSNNIKDFLGDRSGVILNPNKTVEKIDFKNERKWKSVLLVEDDPASRMIAKSILSKKFDSVETAVNGEEALEKFKEDKWNIVFMDMQMPLLNGYEAVRRIRAWECNESLVETPIIAMTAYALDGDDKKCTDAGCTGYLTKPINKNKLYSMLHSLLT
- a CDS encoding ATP-binding protein; its protein translation is MLKLLLKEKQNTVGYSLIKAVFGVYVIVAIVTTVFQLATQYKDEKNNVNSDLIKYTDIFSPVLTQALWHLNNEQVYSTLLGIIQIPVVVGVELKNAEQQLIGIVGDTELTSDTQLVVNVDGIEASTNVDNKILKTLFNYQLPLVDNQNQLLGYLTLYSSNKVVLERVEYSFILLIVNGFIKTIALLLIIVFFAGKLLGEPLKVLTRTTRAINFDSLDGFKLETGNKNNNELKELEVSFCNMVDRLKQELNNRKLIEGKLVYEKIRAEKASQAKSQFLANMSHEIRTPLNSIIGFSQILAMRFDKKQISYELKKFVLNIKSSGEHLIELINNILDLSKIEVGRIDVYYEDINLKLLVQGIFHINKISAYNKELDYSYHFDGALPDMIKSDRTKLNQILTNIISNAIKFTPNYKSVKIVVSMEQKKLSDSVIVFKVEDEGIGISKDKQKEVFESFQQADNSITRNYGGTGLGLAITSKLVSLLGGTIAVESEPGCGSTFEVKIPYIATDEKEEVYSQKTGTSLLFSKENKILVVEDTPLNQEVMKAMFEDFGLAIDCVSSGQAAIDKVVESQLRSDSYDLILMDMHMPEMSGLDATKAIRQILKERKVPIVALSAEAFCEQQQRALDAGVDDYLTKPISVDLLVEALHKYLKHQDSYNINAHSIKHDVESIPDKTKEKIKDSLMELEKISIYKTDILLSCLDDLKEICKPFNTPLNEILSKAEVAVLNTDNENLQNLLLKTSQLKL